From one Lotus japonicus ecotype B-129 chromosome 3, LjGifu_v1.2 genomic stretch:
- the LOC130747435 gene encoding uncharacterized protein LOC130747435, whose product MHEIKWRYSGFMQCKFMDPIVSVSSHKRSNSDPMKRRVMEEESENNSETCYTSKVELGDLKQSIESKKRQYHNMDLQSSLTLEILQLQKRLQQQFVIRRALEKACYLPFSQDAIVENSIPKAARELIKDIGKLELEIMYLEQYLLSLYRKIFNQQISTKGRRLELATDINKGTFTEPNNCAISDKEISVLHSSHLISPRSSASHHQLKECSNQLEPESVLDSSIHRCYSALSQQTAFSIEASPGKIKTKALECYHSLPLSMLEHAECTKSNSTSLAEHFGSFYVDSVQETPNWLSEEIIKCISAIYCELTEPPLNVSSPSPCSSPGYEVPSQRQGSKWGSQWKKHSFFNLNSSNSFHVKGSKEFRGPYCSMMRIQQLCTDNQKLKEIEYMLRRFRTLVSRLEEVNPRNMKHEEKLAFWINVHNALAMHALLVYGISANNVKRMSSVLKAAYNIGGHTISIDMIQNFILGCRSPRPGQWLRLWFPSKTKSKVRDASKGYAIRRSEPLLLFALCSGSHSDPAVRLYTAKRVLEELESAKEEYIQSTLTITKGHKIILPKIVDSFAKNSGLGASALLGMVMPYLPDSQRNSIQECQSNTSWKGVELTPHDFNFHYLLSKELA is encoded by the exons ATGCATGAAATAAAGTGGCGCTATTCTGGTTTCATGCAATGCAAGTTCATGGACCCTATAGTTTCAGTTTCAAGTCACAAGCGTTCCAACAG TGACCCAATGAAAAGGAGAGTCATGGAAGAAGAATCAGAGAACAACAGTGAAACCTGTTATACGTCTAAAGTg GAACTGGGAGATCTAAAGCAAAGCATAGAATCCAAGAAGAGGCAGTACCACAATATGGATCTTCAAAGTTCTTTGACTCTAGAG ATTCTACAGCTTCAAAAACGATTACAGCAACAATTTGTGATACGCCGTGCATTAGAGAAAGCATGTTATCTTCCTTTCTCACAGGATGCTATAGTAGAAAATTCAATCCCCAAG GCTGCAAGGGAACTGATTAAGGATATTGGAAAATTAGAATTAGAAATCATGTATTTGGAACAGTATCTCCTCTCTTTGTATCggaaaatattcaatcaacAAATTTCAACCAAGGGAAGAAGATTGGAATTAGCTACAGACATCAACAAAGGAACTTTTACAGAACCTAACAACTGTGctatctctgacaaagaaattTCAGTTCTGCACTCTAGTCATCTAATTTCACCCAGAAGTTCAGCTAGCCATCATCAGCTCAAGGAATGCAGTAACCAGTTAGAACCAGAATCTGTTTTAGACTCTAGTATTCATAGGTGTTACTCTGCATTATCTCAACAAACTGCTTTCTCAATTGAAGCTTCTCCTGGGAAAATTAAGACGAAAGCTTTAGAATGTTATCATTCTCTACCATTATCCATGCTAGAG CATGCTGAGTGTACTAAATCCAATTCAACCAGCCTGGCTGAACATTTTGGGAGCTTCTATGTTGATAGTGTTCAAGAGACGCCAAATTGGTTATCTGAGGAGATTATTAAGTGTATATCAGCTATATATTGTGAACTTACAGAGCCGCCTTTAAATGTTTCATCCCCTAGTCCATGCTCCTCACCTGGTTATGAGGTACCTTCACAGAGGCAGGGTAGTAAGTGGGGATCACAGTGGAAGAAGCATTCATTCTTCAATTTAAACTCCAGCAACTCTTTCCATGTCAAAGGGTCAAAAGAATTTAGGGGACCTTATTGCTCAATGATGAGGATTCAGCAATTATGTACAGATaatcaaaaattaaaagaaatcgAGTACATGCTACGCAGATTTAG AACATTAGTTTCTCGGCTGGAAGAAGTTAATCCTAGAAACATGAAGCATGAAGAAAAGCTAGCTTTTTGGATTAATGTGCACAATGCTTTAGCAATGCAT GCCTTACTAGTATACGGAATTTCAGCCAACAATGTCAAAAGAATGTCTTCAGTACTTAAG GCTGCATATAACATAGGGGGTCATACTATAAGTATAGACATGATACAGAACTTCATTCTGGGATGCAGATCGCCTCGTCCAGGACAA tgGCTGCGGCTGTGGTTTCCTTCAAAGACAAAATCAAAGGTTAGAGATGCAAGCAAAGGTTATGCTATACGTCGTTCAGAACCCTTATTACTATTTGCTCTTTGCTCAGGAAGCCATTCTGATCCTGCG GTACGTTTGTATACAGCCAAGAGAGTCTTGGAGGAGCTAGAATCTGCGAAAGAAGAATATATTCAGTCCACACTCACTATAACCAAGGGACATAAAATAATTCTCCCAAAAATAGTTGATTCCTTCGCGAAAAACTCAGGTCTAGGAGCATCTGCTTTGTTGGGGATGGTTATGCCTTATCTACCTGATTCTCAAAGGAACAGCATTCAAGAGTGTCAATCAAATACAAGCTGGAAAGGCGTTGAATTAACCCCTCATGACTTCAATTTTCATTACCTTCTTTCAAAGGAATTAGCTTAG
- the LOC130747434 gene encoding putative pentatricopeptide repeat-containing protein At3g18840 → MKSLIVRDALVVYRDHVQAIKSGLASSIFTCNQLIHLYSIHGLLQEAHKLFDKMPHRNAFSWNAIIMAYIKAHNLTQARALFDSASHRDLVSYNSMLSAYAGADGCDTVALDLFARMQSARDTIGMDEITLTTMLNLSAKLRVVCYGKQMHSYMVKTANDLSKFALSSLIDMYSKCGSFREAYNVFSGCDGVVDLVSKNAMVAACCRDGKMDMALNVFWKNPEFNDTVSWNTLIAGYVQNGYMERALTLFIEMIEKGIEYNQHTLASVLSACTGLKCLKLGKCVHALVLKNDGCSNQFVSSGIVDFYCKCGNMRYAESVYAGIGIKSPFATSSLIAGYSSKGNMTKAKRLFDSLSERNYVVWTALCSGYVKSQQCEAVFKLFREFRTTEALIPDTMIIVNVLGACAIQATLSLGKQTHAYILRTKLNMDEKLASALVDMYSKCGNIAYAEKSFQLVTDSDRDVILYNVMIAGYAHHGFENKAIQLFQEMLKISLKPDAITFVALLSACRHRGLVELGEKFFMSMKEDYNVLPEIYHYACMVDMYGRGNQLEKAVEFMRKIPIQIDATIWGAFLNACKINNNTTLVKQAEEELLKVEADNGSRYVQLANVYAAEGKWNEMGRIRKEMRGKEATKLPGCSWIYVENGIHVFTSGDTSHSKADAIYSTLVCLYGKLYLTFTELKQLDEIQGNIVADIF, encoded by the coding sequence ATGAAGTCTCTGATAGTGAGAGATGCTCTGGTGGTCTACCGTGACCATGTCCAAGCAATAAAATCTGGTTTGGCATCAAGCATTTTCACCTGTAATCAACTCATTCACCTTTATTCCATACACGGCCTTTTGCAAGAGGCCCACAAACTGTTCGATAAAATGCCCCACCGGAATGCATTCTCTTGGAATGCCATTATCATGGCATATATAAAGGCACACAACTTGACACAAGCACGAGCTCTATTTGACTCTGCCTCTCACAGAGATTTGGTTTCTTATAATTCCATGTTGTCAGCTTATGCTGGGGCTGACGGGTGCGACACCGTGGCACTTGATTTGTTTGCTAGAATGCAATCTGCAAGGGACACAATTGGGATGGATGAGATCACACTCACAACCATGCTTAACCTTTCGGCTAAACTACGTGTGGTGTGTTATGGGAAGCAGATGCATTCATATATGGTGAAAACTGCAAATGATTTAAGCAAGTTTGCATTGAGTTCTCTCATTGACATGTACTCTAAATGTGGCTCGTTTCGTGAAGCATACAATGTGTTTAGTGGCTGTGATGGGGTGGTGGACTTGGTTTCAAAGAATGCAATGGTTGCAGCTTGTTGTAGGGACGGAAAGATGGACATGGCTTTGAATGTATTTTGGAAAAATCCTGAATTTAATGATACTGTGTCTTGGAATACTTTGATTGCAGGATATGTCCAGAATGGCTATATGGAGAGAGCACTTACCTTATTTATTGAGATGATTGAAAAGGGTATTGAGTACAATCAACACACTTTAGCAAGTGTTTTGAGTGCCTGCACCGGTCTAAAATGTTTGAAACTTGGCAAGTGTGTCCATGCCTTGGTATTGAAAAATGATGGCTGTTCAAATCAATTTGTTAGCAGTGGCATTGTTGACTTCTACTGTAAGTGTGGGAATATGAGGTATGCAGAGTCCGTGTATGCAGGAATTGGGATTAAAAGTCCATTTGCAACTTCTTCTTTGATTGCAGGCTATTCATCTAAAGGCAACATGACAAAAGCAAAAAGGCTTTTTGATTCACTGTCGGAAAGAAACTATGTTGTCTGGACCGCTCTATGTTCTGGCTATGTCAAATCACAACAATGTGAGGCAGTCTTCAAACTATTCCGAGAGTTCAGAACTACAGAGGCACTAATTCCTGATACAATGATCATCGTCAATGTTCTTGGTGCCTGTGCAATACAAGCTACCCTTAGTTTGGGAAAGCAGACCCATGCTTACATCTTGAGGACTAAGCTTAATATGGATGAAAAATTGGCGAGTGCTTTGGTTGATATGTACTCAAAATGCGGTAATATCGCATACGCTGAGAAAAGCTTCCAACTAGTGACTGATAGTGATAGGGATGTCATCTTATATAATGTCATGATAGCTGGTTATGCTCATCATGGTTTTGAAAATAAAGCTATTCAGCTTTTCCAGGAAATGTTGAAGATAAGTCTCAAACCAGATGCAATCACTTTCGTAGCACTTCTATCAGCTTGTCGACATCGTGGATTAGTTGAACTAGGAGAGAAATTCTTTATGTCCATGAAAGAAGATTACAATGTATTGCCCGAGATTTACCACTACGCATGCATGGTTGATATGTATGGTAGGGGTAATCAACTAGAAAAAGCTGTAGAATTTATGAGGAAGATTCCTATACAGATAGATGCTACAATCTGGGGAGCATTTCTTAATGCTTGTAAGATAAACAACAATACAACACTTGTCAAACAGGCAGAAGAGGAACTGTTAAAAGTTGAAGCAGATAATGGGTCTCGGTATGTGCAGTTGGCCAATGTCTATGCCGCTGAGGGGAAATGGAATGAGATGGGAAGAATAAGAAAAGAAATGAGAGGTAAGGAGGCTACAAAGCTTCCTGGTTGCAGTTGGATATATGTAGAAAATGGTATTCATGTATTTACTTCTGGTGATACATCTCATTCAAAAGCAGATGCAATATATTCAACATTGGTATGCTTGTATGGGAAACTGTATTTAACTTTCACAGAACTGAAGCAACTTGATGAAATTCAGGGTAATATTGTTGCGGACATATTTTGA